One Helianthus annuus cultivar XRQ/B chromosome 12, HanXRQr2.0-SUNRISE, whole genome shotgun sequence genomic region harbors:
- the LOC110895332 gene encoding pentatricopeptide repeat-containing protein At2g15630, mitochondrial, giving the protein MRLFNTLNRKTLHYQTLTITTRRQHFSTPETKPPPTNPPHITLQNYISSSQWHFVEHLSDTLTPTTISTTLYNLRTSPPLVLKFTQFFTPNNTNIECYSLSIAIISQLPSHKSSLQFIKSVINSGKFSCNDLFDGLVKASDRLGVSGSVVFDLWIKALCELKKVDDVVNCFYMLKQKGVVVKIESCNSMLSLFVRLNYTNAAWVLFAEMFRLKISATVYTYNIMINLLCKEGKLKKAKEFVASMEAVGLKPNVVTYNTVINGYCSKRDLVGARRVFEKMRAKGIRPDTYSYGALVSCMCKDGRFNEASELLCKMEEVGLVPTAVTYNTLIDGYCNKGDIEMAYRYKDEMVKKGIRPSVSTYNSLIHALVFDGNESEAEGMIEEMEKEDLVPDAITYNILINGYCRSGNAHKAFSLHDEMIGKGIQPTHVTYTSLINVLNKRNRMTEADNLFAKIIDRGVVPDVVMFNALIDGHCVNNNMKRALLLVKEMDRLKVFPDEVTYNTLMQGYCRDGNVEEAIKVFNEMKERGITPDYISFNTLVSGYSRRGDMKEALMVRDVMLSSGFEPTLLTYNALIQGLCKNKEGDIAQKLFKEMVSKGISPDDSTLYSLIEGIQSVDEFLGK; this is encoded by the coding sequence ATGAGACTCTTCAACACCCTCAATCGAAAAACCCTTCACTACCAAACCCTCACCATCACCACTCGACGCCAACACTTCTCAACGCCCGAAACCAAACCCCCACCCACAAACCCTCCACACATAACCCTTCAAAACTACATCTCATCTTCTCAGTGGCATTTCGTCGAACACCTATCAGACACCCTAACCCCCACCACAATCTCCACAACCCTTTACAATCTCCGAACATCCCCACCTCTCGTCCTCAAATTCACCCAATTTTTCACCCCCAACAACACCAACATCGAATGTTATTCCCTATCTATCGCCATCATCTCCCAACTCCCCTCACACAAATCATCTTTACAGTTTATAAAATCAGTTATTAACTCAGGAAAATTTAGCTGTAATGACTTGTTTGACGGGTTAGTTAAGGCCAGTGACCGTTTAGGCGTATCGGGTTCTGTAGTTTTCGACTTGTGGATTAAGGCTTTATGTGAATTGAAGAAGGTTGATGATGTCGTTAACTGTTTCTATATGTTGAAACAGAAAGGGGTGGTTGTAAAGATTGAGAGTTGTAATAGTATGTTAAGTTTGTTTGTTCGGTTGAATTATACGAATGCCGCGTGGGTTTTGTTCGCCGAGATGTTTAGGTTGAAGATTAGTGCAACCGTGTATACGTATAATATTATGATTAATTTGTTGTGTAAGGAAGGGAAGTTGAAGAAAGCTAAGGAGTTTGTTGCAAGCATGGAGGCGGTTGGGTTGAAGCCGAATGTTGTTACGTATAATACGGTTATAAACGGGTATTGTTCAAAGAGGGATCTTGTTGGCGCTCGGAGGGTGTTTGAGAAAATGAGAGCGAAAGGCATTCGGCCGGATACGTATAGTTACGGAGCACTTGTTAGTTGTATGTGTAAAGACGGAAGGTTTAACGAGGCGTCTGAACTTTTGTGTAAAATGGAGGAAGTCGGGCTGGTTCCGACTGCTGTAACTTATAACACTTTGATAGACGGGTATTGCAATAAAGGGGATATTGAGATGGCGTATCGTTACAAGGATGAAATGGTTAAAAAGGGTATACGTCCGTCTGTTTCGACGTATAATTCACTGATACATGCGTTAGTTTTTGACGGAAATGAGTCTGAAGCGGAAGGTATGATAGAAGAAATGGAAAAGGAAGACTTGGTTCCGGATGCCATAACGTATAACATATTGATCAACGGATATTGTCGGTCGGGTAACGCACATAAGGCGTTTAGCCTCCACGATGAGATGATAGGTAAAGGGATTCAGCCCACACACGTAACATACACTTCCCTTATAAACGTATTAAACAAAAGAAACAGAATGACCGAAGCGGATAATTTGTTCGCCAAGATTATAGACCGAGGGGTGGTACCGGACGTTGTAATGTTTAACGCGTTGATTGATGGTCACTGCGTTAATAATAACATGAAACGGGCACTTTTACTTGTGAAGGAAATGGATAGATTAAAGGTGTTTCCCGATGAAGTGACGTATAATACGTTAATGCAGGGGTATTGTAGGGACGGAAACGTTGAAGAAGCAATTAAAGTTTTTAATGAGATGAAGGAAAGAGGGATTACGCCGGATTATATCAGTTTTAATACGCTTGTTAGTGGTTATAGTAGGAGAGGTGACATGAAGGAGGCTTTAATGGTTAGGGATGTTATGTTAAGTTCGGGTTTTGAGCCTACGCTGTTGACGTACAACGCTCTTATACAAGGATTATGCAAAAATAAGGAAGGGGATATTGCGCAAAAGCTCTTTAAAGAAATGGTCAGTAAAGGCATTAGTCCGGATGACAGTACATTGTATTCTTTAATTGAAGGAATACAAAGTGTTGATGAGTTTTTGGGAAAATGA